From one Neovison vison isolate M4711 chromosome 1, ASM_NN_V1, whole genome shotgun sequence genomic stretch:
- the LOC122917674 gene encoding LOW QUALITY PROTEIN: thymic stromal lymphopoietin (The sequence of the model RefSeq protein was modified relative to this genomic sequence to represent the inferred CDS: inserted 1 base in 1 codon): protein MLEKTAAPEVPPTSQDTLPDALLLXLSVFFRKIFILQLVGLVLSYNFTDCDFEKIRKKYQEVIYQALEKYMNGIRSTEFNNPIYCEDPPDCLTKIERITFYPTHGCTSLAKEIFAIGTNATLTLQCPGYSGMQTYNTQAKKKRKKREVTTYKCREQVAYLMGLWRRFSRIS from the exons ATGCTAGAGAAGACCGCAGCCCCTGAAGTGCCCCCAACCAGCCAAGA TACATTGCCTGATGCTTTATTAT gtctttcagtttttttcaggAAGATCTTCATCTTGCAACTAGTAGGGCTGGTGCTATCCTACAATTTCACTGACTGTGACTTTGAAAAGATTAGAAAGAAATATCAGGAAGTCATTTATCAAGCCCTGGAGAAATATATGAATGGG atCAGAAGCACCGAATTTAACAATCCCATCTACTGTGAAGACCCG CCGGATTGCCTTACTAAAATCGAGCGCATTACCTTCTATCCCACCCACGGCTGCACGTCTCTCGCCAAGGAAATCTTTGCGATAGGAACTAATGCTACGCTCACTCTCCAGTGCCCAGGCTACTCCGGAATGCAA ACATATAATACccaggcaaagaagaaaagaaagaaaagagaagtcacAACGTATAAATGCCGGGAACAAGTTGCATACTTAATGGGACTGTGGCGTCGTTTCAGTCGCATTTCTTAG